From a region of the Notolabrus celidotus isolate fNotCel1 chromosome 14, fNotCel1.pri, whole genome shotgun sequence genome:
- the alkbh8 gene encoding LOW QUALITY PROTEIN: alkylated DNA repair protein alkB homolog 8 (The sequence of the model RefSeq protein was modified relative to this genomic sequence to represent the inferred CDS: deleted 1 base in 1 codon): protein MHPELFRVLYLLYPDGVQRRNMDPDLENNVKGVRRSKEEKKILKKQIKASHTLLKHEGINTASQPTKSLVVANGGLGNGVSREELTSLLKEMGELEILIMHPQKPYAFVTYRSEESAQKAHLHLNGQKLQCGENIVTLYLSYVNSVTCEEEEAFASLPEGLTLVEDFVSSEEEVLLLSAIDWSSTNDDVTAKKALKHRKVKHYGFEFRYDNNNVDKDKPLPLGIPQECLPVLERCVKSGLINVMPDQLTVNQYECGQGIPPHVDTHSAFEDTIMSLSLGAQSVMEFRHPDGRLIPVVLPARSLLLMKGESRYLWTHGITPRKYDMVPACDPQSLAHTTADFGTHSNLTLSKRGTRTSFTFRKIRHKPCDCAFPSACDSQGAPSPPSVSSQPPPSLPCSHADAALLEEEYVHQVYNAIASNFSSTRHSPWPRVCQFLNSLPAGSVLVDVGCGNGKYLGVNPDVIAVGCDRSSALVQICAERGFQAFVSDALSVPLRAASCDACISIAVIHHFSTQDRRLAAVKELVRLLKPGGQALIYVWAFEQEYNKQRSKYLKDQNKESPENHSLVKSTSEDSQEPHGKSSQHSQNDCRPDDSIHDVNKVTEAKLSVHTNRTAFNTQDLLVPWHLKEGKKKGEEESGEGGKKDKTKMTLGKPCPATNPDSKPIPSIDTAETSTANQKSESESTPAPVFHRYYHVFQQGELEQLCRKVAGVKVQSSYHDQGNWCVILEKEDVTRS, encoded by the exons ATGCATCCGGAACTGTTTCGCGTGCTATACTTGTTGTACCCGGACGGGGTTCAGCGACGGAACATGGACCCTGATTTGGAAAACAACGTGAAGGGAGTCAGAAGGagtaaagaggagaagaaaatacttaaaaaacagataaaagccAGCCACACTCTGCTAAAACATGAAGGCATTAATACCGCGTCCCAACCCACCAAG AGTTTGGTGGTGGCTAACGGCGGCCTGGGGAATGGTGTTAGTCGAGAGGAGCTGACATCATTGCTGAAAGAGATGGGAGAGCTGGAGATCCTGATCATGCACCCACAGAAGCCCTACGCTTTTGTCACATACAG GTCTGAGGAGAGCGCTCAGAAAGCCCACCTCCACCTCAATGGACAAAAGCTGCAATGTGGAGAGAACATTGTCACACTCTACCTCAGTTATGTCAACTCAG TGacctgtgaggaggaggaggcgtttGCTTCATTACCAGAGGGATTAACTTTGGTGGAAGATTTTGTGTCCTCAGAGGAAGAGGTTCTGTTGCTTTCTGCCATTGACTGGTCGTCCACAAATGATGATGTCACAG CTAAAAAAGCTCTGAAGCACAGAAAAGTCAAGCATTATGGGTTTGAATTTCGCTATGACAACAACAACGTTGATAAAGACAAGCCATTACCTttag GTATTCCTCAGGAGTGTCTCCCTGTCCTGGAGAGATGTGTGAAGAGTGGACTCATCAACGTCATGCCCGACCAGCTGACCGTCAACCAGTATGAGTGCGGACAGG GTATCCCTCCTCATGTGGACACCCACTCTGCCTTTGAGGACACGATCATGTCGCTGAGCCTGGGGGCACAG TCCGTAATGGAGTTCCGTCATCCCGATGGCCGCCTCATTCCTGTGGTGCTGCCGGCACGGAGCCTCCTGCTGATGAAAGGAGAGAGCAGATACCTCTGGACGCATGG GATCACTCCTCGGAAATACGACATGGTGCCGGCCTGCGACCCACAATCCCTTGCTCATACAACAGCTGACTTCGGGACCCACAGCAATCTCACTCTGAGCAAGAGGGGCACTCGCACTTCTTTCACTTTCCGCAAGATAAGACACAAACCGTGTGACTGTG CCTTCCCCTCAGCCTGTGACAGTCAGGGGGCTCCATCACCTCCCTCTGTATCTTCACAACCACCCCCCTCGCTCCCTTGTTCCCATGCCGACGCAGCCCTCCTGGAGGAGGAGTATGTGCATCAGGTGTACAACGCTATCGCCTCC AACTTCAGCAGCACTCGCCACTCCCCTTGGCCTCGTGTTTGTCAGTTTCTGAACTCCCTCCCCGCTGGGAGCGTGCTGGTTGATGTGGGCTGTGGAAATGGAAAATATCTGGGTGTCAACCCAGACGTGATTGCT GTTGGTTGTGACCGAAGCAGTGCTCTTGTCCAAATCTGTGCAGAGAGAGGTTTCCAGGCGTTTGTCTCTGATGCTCTTAGTGTCCCTCTGCGAGCAGCCTCCTGTGATGCTTGTATCTCTATTGCTGTCATACATCACTTTTCCACTCAG GACCGACGGCTGGCAGCAGTGAAGGAGCTGGTGAGACTTCTAAAGCCTGGAGGTCAAGCGCTCATCTATGTCTGGGCTTTTGAACAAGAGTACAACAAGCAGAGGTCAAAGTACCTCAAAGACCAGAACAAGGAGTCTCCTGAGAACCACAGCCTCGTCAAAAGCACATCAGAGGACAGCCAGGAGCCTCATGGGAAATCAAGTCAGCACTCACAGAACGACTGCAGGCCTGATGACAGCATACACGATGTTAACAAAGTGACTGAAGCCAAACTGAGTGTGCACACTAACCGCACAGCCTTCAATACACAGGACCTTTTAGTTCCCTGGCATCTAAAGGAGGGGAAAAAGAAAGGGGAGGAAGAATCAGGAGAAGGTGGGAAGAAGGACAAAACCAAAATGACTTTGGGAAAGCCCTGCCCCGCAACAAACCCAGACTCTAAACCCATTCCAAGTATAGATACCGCTGAGACCTCCACCGCTAACCAAAAATCCGAGTCTGAAAGTACCCCAGCGCCCGTTTTTCATCGCTATTACCACGTGttccagcagggggagctggaGCAGCTGTGCAGGAAGGTGGCTGGAGTCAAGGTGCAGAGCAGCTACCATGACCAGGGGAACTGGTGTGTTATATTAGAAAAGGAGGACGTGACACGCTCATAA